From Triticum aestivum cultivar Chinese Spring chromosome 7B, IWGSC CS RefSeq v2.1, whole genome shotgun sequence:
CTCCTCTAGAAATACGATTAATCCCGAGGAGATGAAACACCAGTGCTCCAAAAACATGTCCGGCTTTTAGGAGACGTAGCCCCAAAAGAGCGAAATCAACAACCATGTGCTTCTCTACCTCCTGCGCTAAGTTGTCTTGATTGGAAATAAACCAGCTCTGAAAAAAACATTGACATGATATATATCATTTTTACAATTCAGTGTAGTCAACTATCCATCTATCTATTATTGAACTAGTAAAAGACAATAATACAACAGCAAAAAGAGAGATTTGCTAGAAATTATCACAAAAATGCAAAACATCAGGCCGTCACTAGGTAAAACTTTTCATGTAAACATCTATACTTGTGTTTTTGAGTCTGCACGGTTACTAGTTCCGATAAATAAATTGAGTAAATTGAGCATGAGTGGAGTGTGGATACATACATGTGATGCATGAATGTGGAGCGACAGAAGCTGTCCCTGTCTCTCTCCTCTGTGTATCCACAACCTCTGGAGTCTCCAAGGACCAAACTGAACAATGCTTCCGGCCTCGAAATACCACCACTCCCACGAAACCTTCTCCAGCACTGGCGCCGAGACGGAGATGCTGCTGACCACCTTGTAAGCGCCTACAGACACCGTCAGTCGCTTCAGCAGAGGGGCGACGATGTCGACTGCATCTGTGTGTAGTATGCGGGTTTCAAGGAAAAGTTCCTGCAGCGATGGCAAGTGGAGTGAGATCAACCCATTCTGGACAAGTCCGTAGCCATCGTTGACAAACTTCAGGCTGAGCACGCGGAGGTGCGGGCATCGGGGGAGCAAGCTGTGGAGGCCGCCCAGGCCGTAGGAGATGGAGAGCGTCCGGAGCGCGGTGAACTCGCCGTCGGGGCAGTAGAAGAGAAGCCTTTCCATCATGAGAGATTTGGTCTGCTGGAAGCACGGCAGCCGCACGAGGTTCGGTCCGCCTTCAGATTCGACGCTCCACGGGAAGATGAGGACGATCTCCTCCGGCTGCAGCCGCACGGCAGCGCGGAGCAGCCTGCTGGCCGTGGCGCCGACGGGCCAGGGATGCCTGCTGGCGTTGGGGACGCGGACTTCCAGGAGGGAGACCGCGGCCGGGGGGCCACGGACACGGCCGACCGCCGCTGCAATCGACGGCGCGAGGTTGTGGAAGACGATCTGGCGGAGATGCGTCCAGAGATCGCGCCACCGACGGGAGAGGACGCTGGTGCGCGCGGCCGTGGCAGCGCATCCCATGAGGGCGAGAATGAGGAGGAGGAGCTCCTGCGGGAGGGAGCTGATGCGATccggttcgccgccgccgccgcttgggcaACAGAGCTGCGGCTGCGCGAAACGCAGGCGACGCCCGGGACTCAGCTCCATCGGAGCAGCACCACCAATCTGCGCGGATGAACGGAGGGGACGACGCCCGGATCTTGACGCCAAGCAAAACCAAAGCCCACGGTTTTCCCCCCTTTTGGAACTCAAACCCCGGTGTTTGGGTCCCCACCCAGCTTTTCAGCCGACCATCTTTATCATATACACTTTTTCTTTTCAGCCAAGCATTTCCAAATAATCTCGAATTGCAATGTAACATTTCAGGAGCAAAACATTGTCATCGGAGGCCTTAGGTAAAATGAAGGCTAACCCTCTTCATTCAAACCAACAGAGAAACCACTCGACTCCCGCGCAAACGTTTGCACATTGGCGCGAACATAGCGCATTGGCGCAAACGTTCCCGAGCAACCTACCAAATATGTTCGCTTTTGGTGGAAACCTGGGAGAACCATACCGTTTTCTTCTTCTTAATTTGTACCTGCTCCGCCGATGAAACTGACAAAACTACCTCCACTTCATGTAATTGGCAACAATGGCATGACAGAAGTGTGATCACGCGACATGTATCTCCTCCCTGTGTAGGAAGCCACTTCCCTCCATAGATCGGGGTTGAATGCGGCAGTCCATGGGCCACAAGCGGCGCTGGCTCGAAGTGCACCAGTAGATGGCTCTTTCCACCATAAGGGTTGGCAGAAGTACCATATCATTCGGGTGTGAGGAACTGGATCAGGGTTGAATGCAACAGTCCAGGGCTTGGCATGGAGGCAGCCCGATCCGTCCTCCCCAAGCAGCTCGtcctcccccacccccctcccacacacacacattattgTCCCCGTCGCATTGCCCAGAGCACACCACCCGCGAGGCTAGATGGTGGTAGACGGCCACCCGGCGACCGCATTGACAAGCACACCCATTCCCTCATGTGACCGGCTTCTCTATTTTATTCTCTATGCAAGATCCACTTGGATTAATACCACCTAATTTGGATAAGTTACATGCATCACTTAATTAGTTTGAAAATCCACATTTTCTCACCAGGTGTTGCCTTGCTAGAACATCTAGTTGTAAATCCCTCTACATGCAAGACTGAATTTTTGATAAGGAAATTTGCAATTTATTCGATAAAAACACCTTATCACCTTTTGGCACTTTGTACATTAGTTCATTCTTCACCTCATTGCCAAAGGGTTTAGGATTTATCCTAACCATATTTGTCATTGTCAAAGACGACAAGTGCCAAAGGGGTTAGGCTTTACCCTAACCATATTTGTCTTCGTCGATGACGACAAGTGACAAAgggttttggatttaccctaaccatATTTGTCATCATCGACGATGACCAATGCCAAAAGGTTTAGGCTGTACACTAACAATATTTGTCATCTTCAAGGACGAATAATGCTAAAgggttttggatttaccctaaccatATGCCAAATGCATAATtaatcattcatcattcatcagcAAGCAAGATCATCATGCCAAACACATCATTCATCAACACGAAGATCATCATGCCAAATGTATTAGTCATCAGTGATGGCAAATGTATTATTCATCAATTAGTCCGTTCATCCATCCATCATCAGTACACATGATTTAATAGTTCAACACTAAAAGTTCAATAGGTTTAACACTCACAGCTCAACAGACATGACTTAACAATTTAATTAACACTCAAAGTTCCACTGAGATGACTTAATAGTTCAACTAAAAACAAACCAATTGTTTCTACTAGCTGTCAAATGCTACACCATCCTTGATGTCTTCTTCTTGATCCTCTTCTCTATAGGTCGTCCAGCACAAACACCTCTTGATGAACTAGGTCCATCTTCCCTTGGAGCAGAATATGGTGTTATGCTACTCGTTGGACTAATAGCACTTTGAGTAGAAGATGATCTTAGGGGCCCTGGAGGAGGAGCTGAGCAGTAGCATTGAGTTGATCAACAACGACTTCCTTTGGAGTGATACTTGAAGGATACTTGGGCTAGCATTGAGTTGATCAACAACGACTTCCTTTAGAGTGATACTTGAAGGATACTTGGGCTTGAATGTCACTGCCCTAGAATAatgtttgtaattagttgcatcagaggcattcatgcatcatattaatcttctgaaatttgaattgagggaattctctAAGCCTCAAAATTAAATAAAGGGCAAGAACCCTAAAAATTTCATTCAATTAACCCAAAACACCCTTCATTAATGTTtcataattttggcaagggtttggatccaaaccaaaaatagtgaacatttttaaggaatatattgggcactgaatttaaatcatcaTTGTATTTCAATTTGGATTTGTATTCATAATATAgaggatatattttcaaataactttgaaatATTTTATGTCCATTTGGAAAATTCCATTTagcaacataaaaaatatattcaaAGGGCTTTTGTCATTGTTTTGAAATTCAAATAGtggcaaaagaaaaaaatagaaacacaATATAGAAAAGGACAGAACTTACCTGTAGCTTTCCTCGGCCCAGTAgccaggcggcccagcccaccagtgcCGACACCGTCTCCCACCTTGAGCCAGAAGGACGCGAGGTGTGTGGTCACCATGCATGCACATGCAAGCCACCTACTGCCTGCTTACCGCCGCTTGGACATCGCTATGGACGCTACACCCCTGGCCCTCTCTTTGTCTCTCCCGTGTCTTTCCTCTCCTCTAGCCCGCTCTCCCGCAGCCGCCATGAGCACCCGAGAGCGCCGCTCAGCGTGGGACAAGGACACCGACGGGTAAGTCCGTATggctgtctgatacgtctccaacgtatctataatttttgattgttccatgctattatattacctgttttggatgtttatgggctttactttacaattttatatcatttttgggactaacctactaaccggaggcccaacccgtattgctgttttttgcctatttcagtgtttcgaagaaaaggaatatcaaacggagtccaaacgaaatgaaacctttgggagcatgatttttggaacaaacgtgatccagaggacttggattgcaagtcaagaagcaatcgaggtggccacgagggtggagggcgcgccccccctactaggcacgcccccctgtcttgtgggcccctcgggcgtccaccgacctacttcttcctcctatatatacccacgtaccccgagaacatcagaggcgaccacgaaaaactatttccactaccgtaaccttttgtatccgcgagatcccatcttggagccttcgccggcgctccgccgaagggggaatcgaccacggagggcttctacatcaacaccatagcctctccggtgagttgtgagtagtttaccacagaccttcgggtccatagttattagctagatggcttcttctctctctttgaatctcaatagaaagttctcctcaatcttcttggagatctatttgatgtaactctttttgtggtgtgtttgtcgagatccgatgaattgtgggtttatgatcaagtttatctatgagaaatatttgaatctcctctgaattcttttatgtgagattaaattatctttgcaagtctcttcaaattatcagtttggtttgacctactagattgatctttcttgcaatgggagaagtgcttagctttggattcaattttgcggtgtcctttcccagtgacagcaggggcaacaaggcacgtattgtattgttgccatcgaggataaaaagatggggtttatatcatattgcatgagtttatccctctagatcatgtcatctttcttaatgcgttactctgttcttatgaacttaatactctagatgcatgctggatagcggtcgatgtgtggagtaatagtagtatatgcaggcaggagtcggtctacttgtcatgaacgtgatgcctatatacatgatcatgcctagataatctcataatgattcgcttttctatcaattgctcgacagtaatttgttcacccatcgtaatacttttgctatcttgagagaagccaccagtgaaacctatggcccccgggtctatcttttatcatataagctttcaatttacttttatttgcatctttacttttccaatctataccataaaataccaaaaatatatttatcttatcatattatctctaccagatctcactttcacaagtggccgtgaagggattgacaacccctttactgcgttggttgcgagttcttgtttgtttgtgtaggtgcctgggacttttgaggagcctcctactggattgataccttggttctcaaaacctgagggaaatacttacgctactattgctgcatcaccctttcctcttgaaggaaaaccaacgcaagctcaagacatagcaagaaggatttctggcgccgttgccggggaggtcttcgctcaagtcaagacataccaagtacccatcataaactcatctccctcacatttacattatttgccatttgcctctcgttttcctctcccccacttcacccttgccgttttattcaccctctctttcccaatctcctctctctttcgcttgccctcTTTTTCCTCCTTGCTT
This genomic window contains:
- the LOC123158576 gene encoding putative F-box/LRR-repeat protein At4g15060, coding for MELSPGRRLRFAQPQLCCPSGGGGEPDRISSLPQELLLLILALMGCAATAARTSVLSRRWRDLWTHLRQIVFHNLAPSIAAAVGRVRGPPAAVSLLEVRVPNASRHPWPVGATASRLLRAAVRLQPEEIVLIFPWSVESEGGPNLVRLPCFQQTKSLMMERLLFYCPDGEFTALRTLSISYGLGGLHSLLPRCPHLRVLSLKFVNDGYGLVQNGLISLHLPSLQELFLETRILHTDAVDIVAPLLKRLTVSVGAYKVVSSISVSAPVLEKVSWEWWYFEAGSIVQFGPWRLQRLWIHRGERQGQLLSLHIHASHSWFISNQDNLAQEVEKHMVVDFALLGLRLLKAGHVFGALVFHLLGINRISRGVQRLKIVLERSLAIYS